A genomic stretch from Sinorhizobium terangae includes:
- a CDS encoding flagellar hook-associated family protein has translation MKTSFVSNLAVQNAMRLTIQQQQAEMLNLQKELTTGRHADVGLTLGATTSRSLNLQRELARMNALTSTNSIVNQRLSASQEALETMASAAQKVRDTLVTFKGNDSADKLAIQKTEIDSALSLFTAAANTSFNGEFLFSGINSDAKPLADYNSTVTSAAKTAFNTALSTYMAAQVPPLTSMDQFSVTQMQDFITTVVEPMYTGAQWDADWSDASNQNMTSRISTSEVIESSTNVNTTGVRMFAIASVLASELMDKGVTSEVRSAIGEAALDYVEKGITGIDAERSALGVAEARVKKANDSLAAQIKLVTTHIGDIEGIDEEAASTRINLLKTQLETSYTLTSRIQQLSLLNFL, from the coding sequence ATGAAGACGTCCTTCGTTTCGAACCTGGCGGTGCAAAACGCCATGCGGCTGACGATTCAGCAGCAACAGGCGGAGATGCTCAACCTTCAAAAGGAACTGACGACGGGCCGCCACGCCGATGTCGGGCTCACGCTCGGAGCAACGACCTCGCGCTCGCTCAACCTGCAACGCGAGCTGGCGCGCATGAACGCGCTGACAAGCACGAATTCGATCGTCAACCAGCGGCTCTCTGCCTCCCAGGAGGCGCTCGAGACGATGGCGAGCGCGGCACAAAAGGTCCGCGATACGCTGGTGACCTTCAAAGGCAACGATTCCGCCGACAAATTGGCTATTCAGAAGACCGAAATCGACAGCGCGCTTTCGCTGTTCACGGCAGCGGCGAATACCTCGTTCAATGGCGAGTTTCTGTTTTCCGGCATCAATTCCGACGCGAAGCCGCTCGCGGACTACAATTCGACGGTGACCTCGGCCGCCAAGACTGCGTTCAACACGGCGCTGTCGACATATATGGCCGCCCAGGTTCCGCCTCTGACGTCGATGGACCAGTTCTCTGTCACGCAGATGCAGGATTTCATCACGACGGTCGTGGAGCCGATGTATACCGGCGCCCAATGGGACGCCGATTGGTCCGATGCATCGAACCAGAATATGACGAGCCGCATCAGCACGTCCGAGGTGATCGAAAGCTCGACGAACGTCAACACGACCGGGGTCCGGATGTTCGCGATTGCAAGCGTTCTCGCCTCGGAGCTGATGGACAAGGGCGTCACTTCGGAAGTCCGCAGCGCAATCGGCGAAGCGGCCCTTGATTACGTCGAAAAGGGGATCACCGGCATCGACGCCGAGCGCAGCGCACTTGGCGTCGCCGAGGCTCGCGTGAAGAAGGCAAACGACTCGCTTGCGGCGCAGATCAAACTCGTCACCACGCATATCGGCGACATCGAAGGCATCGACGAGGAGGCGGCGTCGACGCGGATAAACCTTCTGAAAACGCAACTTGAGACATCTTACACGCTCACATCGCGGATTCAGCAGTTGAGCTTGCTCAATTTCCTCTGA
- the flbT gene encoding flagellar biosynthesis repressor FlbT, which yields MKSTLRISLKSGERIFVNGAVLRVDRKVAVEFLNDVTFLLENHVLQPEDATTPLKQLYFIAQMILINPEGAEQSTAMFRKSIVMLLNCFKNEEVLAELKRIDGLVTQGRAFEALKAIRALYPIEDRILNAQEITPATVEQIRKEIAPWR from the coding sequence ATGAAGAGCACACTGCGTATCTCGCTGAAATCGGGCGAAAGGATTTTTGTAAACGGCGCGGTGCTTCGCGTTGACCGCAAGGTCGCGGTCGAGTTCCTGAACGACGTCACCTTCCTGCTGGAAAACCACGTGCTGCAGCCGGAAGACGCGACGACGCCGCTGAAGCAGCTCTACTTCATTGCCCAGATGATCCTGATCAACCCGGAAGGCGCCGAACAGTCGACAGCGATGTTCCGCAAATCGATCGTCATGCTGCTCAACTGCTTCAAGAACGAAGAGGTTCTGGCCGAGCTTAAGCGCATCGACGGTCTCGTCACTCAAGGGCGCGCCTTCGAGGCGCTGAAGGCGATCCGGGCACTCTATCCGATCGAAGATCGTATTCTCAACGCGCAGGAAATCACGCCGGCAACGGTCGAGCAGATTCGCAAGGAGATTGCACCATGGCGGTAA
- the fliQ gene encoding flagellar biosynthesis protein FliQ, which translates to MNEADALDIVQAAIWTVIVASGPAVLAAMVVGVVIAFIQALTQVQEMTLTFVPKILAVMITVAVSAPFVGAQISIFTDIIFSRIQSGF; encoded by the coding sequence ATGAACGAGGCGGACGCCCTTGATATTGTGCAGGCTGCGATCTGGACGGTGATCGTGGCCTCCGGTCCCGCCGTCCTCGCCGCCATGGTGGTCGGCGTCGTCATCGCGTTCATTCAGGCCCTGACCCAAGTCCAGGAAATGACGCTGACCTTCGTGCCGAAGATCCTGGCCGTCATGATCACCGTCGCCGTTTCCGCACCCTTCGTCGGTGCGCAGATATCCATCTTCACCGACATCATCTTCTCCCGGATCCAGTCCGGATTCTAG
- the flgD gene encoding flagellar hook assembly protein FlgD yields the protein MAVSGVGSTSTGYTPTVSATDSTGDASAATLNYESFLKLLVAQMKNQDPTEPMDATQQIAQLATFSQVEQTIKTNKNLESLLQRTSLSEADAVIGRTVTSADGKTTGVVKEVKLYSDGIIAVLDTGKELVIGPGVKVK from the coding sequence ATGGCGGTAAGTGGCGTCGGCTCGACTTCGACAGGCTATACGCCGACGGTCTCGGCCACGGATTCGACGGGCGACGCGAGCGCCGCGACGCTGAACTACGAGAGTTTCCTGAAGCTGCTCGTGGCGCAGATGAAGAACCAGGATCCGACCGAGCCGATGGACGCGACGCAGCAAATTGCGCAGCTCGCGACCTTCTCGCAGGTCGAGCAGACGATCAAGACCAACAAGAATCTTGAAAGCCTGCTTCAGCGTACCTCGCTCAGCGAAGCGGACGCCGTGATCGGCAGGACCGTTACCAGCGCCGACGGCAAGACGACTGGCGTCGTCAAGGAGGTGAAACTATACTCCGATGGAATCATCGCCGTTTTGGATACGGGCAAGGAGCTTGTCATCGGTCCCGGCGTCAAAGTGAAGTGA
- a CDS encoding rod-binding protein translates to MAISPPSDLVMDVVRAADPAEIQEAQARLKANRAAFQARSLAENGNGFAAAVSVVDPSEGSTGLGDINNRVEQKKIPETYRKFEAMVLQNFVKSMLPSESENVYGKGTSGDVWKSMMAEQIGDVLAAGGGIGIADRMVGGDATDRVNASVDGNSHNLATSMVQEYERKALSGFLTNDEKKKQA, encoded by the coding sequence ATGGCTATTTCCCCGCCCAGCGACCTTGTGATGGACGTCGTCCGTGCGGCCGATCCGGCGGAAATTCAGGAGGCTCAGGCAAGGCTCAAGGCCAATCGCGCCGCTTTCCAGGCAAGGAGCCTTGCGGAGAACGGCAACGGTTTTGCCGCGGCAGTTTCCGTTGTCGACCCCTCCGAGGGATCGACCGGACTGGGCGACATCAACAACCGCGTCGAGCAGAAGAAGATTCCCGAGACCTATCGGAAATTCGAGGCGATGGTGCTGCAGAATTTCGTGAAATCCATGCTGCCCAGCGAAAGCGAAAACGTCTACGGCAAGGGCACATCCGGCGACGTCTGGAAGAGCATGATGGCCGAGCAGATCGGCGACGTACTTGCCGCAGGCGGCGGTATCGGCATTGCCGACCGGATGGTCGGGGGCGATGCGACCGATCGGGTGAATGCTTCGGTCGACGGCAACAGCCACAACCTCGCGACGAGCATGGTCCAGGAATACGAGCGCAAGGCTCTCTCCGGCTTTTTGACCAACGATGAAAAGAAGAAGCAAGCCTAG
- the flaF gene encoding flagellar biosynthesis regulator FlaF, giving the protein MYQFSYAEIMEDGVADSKDRERQVLDRSIALLEAAKQQKGYSREAIEAIYFTRRVWIRFIEDLRTPDNQLNEELRANLISIAIWILNETEKIRKRESSNFQGIIDITTIIRDGLK; this is encoded by the coding sequence ATGTATCAATTTTCGTATGCCGAGATCATGGAGGACGGCGTCGCCGATTCCAAGGATCGCGAACGGCAGGTACTCGATCGCTCGATCGCGCTCTTGGAGGCGGCGAAACAGCAGAAAGGGTATTCGAGGGAGGCAATCGAGGCGATCTATTTTACCCGGCGCGTCTGGATCCGCTTCATCGAGGATTTGCGCACGCCGGATAACCAGCTCAACGAAGAGCTGCGCGCCAATCTGATTTCGATCGCCATCTGGATCTTGAACGAGACGGAGAAGATCCGCAAACGCGAGTCTTCCAACTTCCAGGGCATCATAGACATTACCACCATCATCAGGGATGGACTGAAATGA
- a CDS encoding WecB/TagA/CpsF family glycosyltransferase has translation MSAVSRIAAVASRRIAASAPPPDFGWADALAFADTVVSRPKWHAIVTDRMFPTSRDAVAFVPALLTYIEKPMRVALIGSHRHAAEQAAENFRSHAPWHQFIAIGGFSDETKALDEVRALRPDILLVAIESFDQEKWVDRNIAPEHGRLVVTVGDFVVREFSRTPVLLRWLERLYRLVAEAGRQRSYHAFRWRPMERDLASASRPKHFGHSPEAFRGSRRISGE, from the coding sequence ATGAGCGCCGTTTCGCGGATTGCGGCAGTGGCATCCAGGCGGATCGCAGCCAGCGCGCCGCCTCCCGATTTCGGCTGGGCCGATGCCTTGGCTTTCGCCGACACGGTCGTCTCCCGGCCCAAATGGCACGCGATCGTGACCGACCGCATGTTTCCGACCAGTCGGGATGCGGTGGCGTTCGTGCCCGCGCTCCTGACCTATATCGAAAAGCCGATGCGTGTCGCGCTGATCGGATCGCACCGTCACGCGGCGGAGCAGGCTGCCGAGAATTTCCGCAGCCACGCGCCCTGGCACCAGTTCATCGCTATCGGGGGCTTTTCCGACGAGACGAAGGCCCTCGATGAAGTGCGTGCCCTCCGGCCCGATATTCTTCTCGTGGCGATCGAGAGTTTCGATCAGGAGAAATGGGTCGACCGGAATATTGCTCCCGAGCATGGGCGGCTCGTCGTCACCGTTGGCGATTTTGTCGTACGGGAATTTTCCCGCACGCCCGTTCTCTTGCGCTGGCTCGAGCGGCTCTATCGGCTCGTGGCCGAGGCCGGCCGGCAGCGCAGCTATCATGCCTTTCGGTGGAGACCGATGGAGCGTGATCTTGCCAGTGCTTCCCGGCCGAAACATTTCGGACACTCACCGGAGGCGTTTCGCGGCAGCCGCCGCATCTCGGGCGAATGA
- the fliR gene encoding flagellar biosynthetic protein FliR — MITDPEGTVLALFAAFCRIGACVMIMPGFSAARIPVQVRLFIAVAISMAILPIMWDDIYPQVTGKGHTYIYLITTETIVGAVIGLVARYYVLGLQFAGTAATMLIGFSPPPTADVLEDTAENQLTSLISFAGLMILFMLDFHHVIIEAVAQSYRVMPIGSGFDPQGVLITLANSLGQTFMIMLRLASPFLIYGLLFNVAIGMVNKLAPQIPVYFISQPYLIMGGMFLLYLGIAAMLRLFADGFAPVMQGG, encoded by the coding sequence ATGATTACCGACCCGGAGGGCACGGTACTGGCGCTGTTTGCGGCCTTCTGCCGGATCGGCGCCTGCGTCATGATCATGCCGGGATTTTCAGCCGCGCGGATTCCGGTCCAGGTCCGGCTGTTCATCGCCGTGGCGATCTCGATGGCAATCCTGCCGATCATGTGGGATGACATCTACCCGCAGGTCACCGGAAAGGGCCACACTTACATCTATCTCATCACGACCGAGACGATCGTCGGCGCCGTCATTGGCCTCGTCGCCCGTTATTATGTGCTTGGCCTCCAGTTCGCCGGCACGGCCGCGACCATGCTGATCGGATTCAGTCCGCCGCCAACGGCGGACGTGCTTGAAGATACGGCCGAAAACCAGCTCACCAGCCTCATCAGCTTCGCCGGGCTGATGATCCTGTTCATGCTGGACTTTCACCACGTGATCATCGAGGCGGTCGCGCAATCCTATCGTGTGATGCCGATCGGCAGCGGCTTTGACCCGCAAGGTGTGCTGATCACGCTCGCCAATTCGCTGGGGCAGACCTTCATGATCATGTTGAGGCTCGCGAGCCCCTTCCTGATCTATGGCCTCCTCTTCAACGTCGCGATCGGCATGGTGAACAAGCTCGCCCCGCAGATTCCCGTCTATTTCATCTCCCAGCCCTATCTCATCATGGGCGGCATGTTCCTGCTGTATCTCGGGATCGCAGCAATGCTGCGCCTCTTTGCTGACGGCTTCGCGCCGGTAATGCAGGGAGGCTAG
- the flhA gene encoding flagellar biosynthesis protein FlhA encodes MAQQATLTIPKLAPKSRDIGFALGIVTILSVLFLPIPPFLIDLGLAFSIAFSVLILMVALWIQRPLEFSSFPTILLISTMTRLSLNIATTRVILSHGHEGHDAAGGVISGFASLVMSGDFVIGLIVFLILITVNFIVITKGATRIAEVGARFTLDAIPGKQMSIDADLSAGLIDEKEAQRRRRELEEESSFYGAMDGASKFVRGDAIAGLIITAINIFGGIIIGYLRHDMPIGEAADVFVKLSVGDGLVSQIPALIVSLAAGLLVSRGGTAGSTDQAVVGQLSGYPRALTVAAGLIILLSVMPGLPFLPFAALGGGMAFLGWLIPKQLEAANAEKRAEEAMKAQQATESDKDSVKSVLKTAEIELLLGKQVSTRLLGAHQELAFRVGKMRRKFAGQYGLVVPEIKVSDDISIPDKAYHIRIHGTTIASNTVRVGEVLVVTGGGRRPSVPGDEIREPAFGMPAVSILETFTEDLKREGFHPIDNVSVVLTHLSEVIRNNLPHLLSYKDVKVLIERLDPEYRKLADEICTSHMSYSGLQAVLKLLLAERVSIRNLHLILEAVAELAPHVRKTEQIVEHVRVRMSQQLCGDLADNGVLRVLRLGNKWDMVFHQALKRDAKGEIVEFDIDPRHLEEFSEQATKVIREHLDRGMPFVLVSSPESRSYVRMIIERLFATLPVLSHVELAKGLEIKIIGSIS; translated from the coding sequence ATGGCACAACAGGCGACGCTGACCATCCCGAAACTCGCACCCAAGAGCCGGGACATCGGCTTTGCGCTCGGGATCGTGACGATCCTGTCGGTTCTCTTCCTGCCGATCCCCCCGTTCCTGATCGACCTCGGCTTGGCGTTCTCGATCGCCTTCTCTGTGCTGATCCTGATGGTCGCGCTGTGGATCCAGCGGCCGTTGGAGTTCTCGTCCTTTCCGACCATCCTGCTGATTTCCACGATGACGCGCCTGTCGCTGAATATCGCGACGACGCGTGTCATCCTTTCGCACGGGCATGAAGGCCATGACGCTGCGGGTGGGGTCATTTCCGGCTTCGCCAGCCTCGTCATGTCCGGCGATTTCGTCATCGGTCTGATCGTCTTCCTGATCCTGATCACGGTGAACTTCATCGTCATTACCAAGGGTGCGACCCGTATCGCCGAAGTCGGCGCCCGCTTTACCCTCGACGCGATCCCCGGCAAGCAGATGTCGATCGACGCCGACCTTTCGGCCGGTCTGATCGACGAGAAGGAGGCGCAACGCCGCCGCCGCGAGCTGGAAGAGGAAAGCTCTTTCTACGGCGCCATGGACGGCGCGTCGAAATTCGTCCGCGGTGACGCGATCGCCGGCCTGATCATTACCGCGATCAACATCTTCGGCGGCATCATCATCGGCTATCTCCGCCACGACATGCCGATCGGTGAGGCGGCCGACGTTTTCGTCAAGCTCTCCGTCGGCGACGGTCTGGTCTCGCAGATCCCGGCGCTGATCGTCTCGCTCGCCGCCGGCCTGCTCGTCTCGCGAGGCGGAACCGCCGGCTCCACCGATCAGGCCGTCGTCGGCCAGCTCAGCGGTTATCCGCGGGCACTGACGGTCGCCGCCGGCCTTATCATCCTGCTTTCGGTCATGCCGGGGCTGCCCTTCCTGCCCTTTGCCGCGCTCGGCGGCGGCATGGCCTTCCTCGGCTGGCTCATTCCGAAGCAGCTCGAGGCCGCCAATGCGGAGAAGCGGGCTGAGGAGGCCATGAAGGCACAGCAGGCGACGGAGAGCGACAAGGATTCCGTCAAGTCAGTGTTGAAGACGGCGGAGATCGAACTACTGCTCGGCAAGCAGGTTTCCACGCGACTGCTCGGCGCACATCAGGAACTCGCTTTTCGCGTTGGCAAGATGCGCCGCAAATTTGCTGGCCAGTACGGCCTCGTTGTTCCGGAAATCAAGGTCTCCGACGATATCTCGATCCCGGACAAGGCCTATCATATCCGCATTCACGGCACGACGATCGCGTCCAACACGGTGCGGGTCGGCGAAGTGCTGGTCGTGACCGGCGGCGGCCGCCGACCCAGCGTGCCGGGCGACGAGATCAGGGAACCGGCCTTCGGCATGCCAGCCGTCTCCATCCTGGAGACCTTCACGGAAGACTTGAAGCGCGAGGGTTTCCATCCGATCGACAACGTCTCGGTCGTGCTGACCCATTTGAGCGAGGTCATCCGCAACAATCTTCCGCATCTCCTTTCCTACAAGGATGTGAAAGTGCTGATCGAGCGGCTCGATCCGGAATACCGAAAGCTCGCCGACGAGATCTGCACGTCGCACATGTCCTATTCGGGCCTGCAGGCGGTGTTGAAGCTGCTGCTCGCGGAGCGAGTGTCGATCCGCAACCTGCACCTAATCCTCGAAGCCGTAGCGGAGCTTGCGCCGCATGTGCGCAAGACCGAGCAGATTGTCGAGCATGTGCGCGTGCGCATGTCGCAACAGCTCTGCGGCGACCTTGCCGACAACGGCGTTCTCCGCGTTCTCCGGCTCGGCAACAAATGGGACATGGTCTTCCATCAGGCACTCAAGCGCGATGCTAAGGGCGAAATCGTCGAGTTCGACATCGATCCCCGTCACCTGGAGGAATTCAGCGAACAGGCGACCAAAGTTATCCGTGAACATCTCGATCGCGGCATGCCCTTCGTGCTGGTAAGTTCGCCCGAATCCCGCTCTTATGTGCGCATGATCATCGAACGCCTCTTCGCCACGCTGCCCGTGCTCTCCCACGTCGAGCTTGCCAAGGGCCTTGAGATCAAGATCATCGGCTCGATTTCATGA
- a CDS encoding glycosyltransferase family 2 protein, producing MTPNGQDITVYFQTEREDAADIELVVVVPTFRRPDHIVKTLKTIVSQRPDVPLATVVVESDAEGLAGAEAAKSFFVGHPSDSAIVVVRHRGHAHACNAGWATALDLYPNLRALAVIYDDEVAAPEWLDCLVAVQETHGADIVGGPQLPVFQDPHEQKWKRHPVFTPPYSESGPVPMLYSAGNVLVTRPALDGMGRPFLDPTLNVVGVGDADFFDRCKAKGFTFAWATEAWVAETVPFYHTTRSWIRARSLENGAISALLEHQRDPTFSSRLRALGKSLALIATSLPVGLKLWAETGLAAASLYPLYVAVGRLTAKIGSAEAQDRTPAA from the coding sequence ATGACGCCGAACGGTCAGGACATCACCGTCTATTTCCAGACCGAGCGGGAAGATGCGGCGGATATCGAACTTGTGGTCGTCGTGCCGACCTTCCGCCGGCCCGATCACATCGTCAAAACGCTGAAAACCATTGTTTCGCAACGGCCTGACGTGCCTTTGGCGACGGTCGTCGTCGAGAGCGACGCGGAGGGGCTGGCTGGGGCCGAGGCGGCGAAAAGCTTCTTTGTCGGGCACCCGTCCGATTCCGCCATTGTCGTCGTTCGCCACCGCGGACACGCTCATGCGTGCAATGCCGGATGGGCGACGGCACTCGATCTCTATCCCAACCTCCGCGCGCTCGCCGTCATTTATGATGATGAAGTTGCCGCTCCGGAATGGCTCGATTGCCTCGTCGCCGTCCAGGAAACCCATGGGGCGGATATCGTCGGTGGGCCGCAGCTTCCCGTCTTCCAGGATCCACATGAACAGAAGTGGAAGCGACACCCCGTTTTCACGCCTCCTTACAGCGAGAGCGGACCGGTACCGATGCTCTATTCGGCAGGCAACGTCCTTGTAACCCGGCCGGCGCTCGACGGGATGGGCCGGCCATTTCTGGATCCGACGCTCAACGTCGTCGGCGTCGGCGACGCGGACTTCTTCGATCGCTGCAAGGCGAAGGGATTCACGTTTGCCTGGGCAACGGAAGCCTGGGTCGCGGAAACGGTTCCGTTCTATCACACCACGAGGTCGTGGATCCGCGCCCGCAGTCTCGAGAACGGTGCGATCTCGGCACTCCTGGAGCATCAGCGCGATCCGACATTCTCCAGTCGGTTGAGAGCGCTCGGCAAGTCCCTTGCGCTCATCGCCACCTCTCTGCCGGTAGGCCTCAAGCTTTGGGCGGAGACCGGGCTTGCTGCTGCAAGCCTCTATCCGCTCTATGTCGCTGTCGGAAGGCTGACGGCGAAGATCGGCTCCGCCGAGGCGCAAGACCGGACGCCCGCTGCATGA
- a CDS encoding flagellar hook protein FlgE has protein sequence MSLYGTMRTGVSGMNAQSNRLSTVAENIANANTTGYKRASTEFSSMILPSSNGAYNSGGVQTQVRYSISEQGATTYTTSGSDLAIDGGGFFIVEGANGQEYLTRAGAFVPDKEGNLVNAAGFTLMGYEYQAGADPTVVVNGFDGLTKVNLSSEGLVAQGSTKGSMGANLPSGAAVGDASTTSLVVYDSQGNTRILDFVYTKTAANNWSVEIRDRATYTAGPPATGVLGTAALAFDASGALTTSPATLTTTAMTGLPGTGANLAAITIDLTKTTQLGYAFNSDGGTIDGNAPSKVAGFQIDSDGIVYVKYENGKLDPRYRIALANVQSPDKLLPESGNVYSQGVDSGVIITGFAGAGNFGEILSGALESSNVDIAEELTAMIESQRNYTANSKVFQTGSELLDVLVNLKR, from the coding sequence ATGAGTCTCTACGGTACCATGAGAACCGGCGTTTCAGGTATGAACGCCCAATCGAACCGGCTCAGCACGGTCGCAGAGAACATCGCGAACGCCAATACGACCGGCTATAAGCGGGCGTCGACGGAATTCTCGTCGATGATCCTGCCGTCGAGCAACGGTGCCTACAATTCCGGCGGCGTGCAGACCCAGGTCCGTTACAGCATCTCCGAGCAGGGTGCGACGACCTACACCACGTCCGGCAGCGATCTCGCCATCGACGGCGGTGGCTTCTTCATCGTTGAAGGCGCAAACGGTCAGGAATATCTGACGCGCGCCGGCGCCTTCGTCCCGGACAAGGAAGGCAATCTCGTCAACGCCGCCGGCTTCACGCTGATGGGCTACGAGTACCAGGCTGGCGCGGATCCGACGGTTGTCGTCAACGGCTTCGACGGTCTGACTAAGGTGAATCTCAGCTCGGAAGGCTTGGTCGCGCAGGGGTCGACGAAGGGGTCGATGGGCGCCAATCTTCCTTCAGGCGCCGCCGTAGGCGATGCGTCCACCACGTCGCTCGTCGTCTATGACAGCCAGGGCAACACACGCATTCTCGATTTTGTGTACACGAAAACCGCAGCAAACAATTGGTCAGTCGAAATCCGCGATCGTGCGACCTATACCGCCGGTCCGCCGGCCACCGGTGTACTCGGCACCGCGGCCTTGGCCTTTGATGCAAGCGGGGCGCTCACAACCTCTCCGGCAACGCTCACGACCACGGCGATGACCGGTCTGCCCGGCACTGGCGCGAACCTTGCCGCGATCACCATCGACCTCACCAAGACCACCCAACTTGGCTACGCCTTCAACTCCGATGGCGGTACGATCGACGGCAACGCGCCGAGCAAGGTCGCCGGTTTCCAGATCGACTCCGACGGCATCGTCTACGTCAAGTACGAAAACGGCAAGCTCGACCCACGTTATCGCATCGCTCTTGCCAACGTGCAGAGCCCAGACAAGCTGCTGCCTGAGTCCGGCAACGTCTATTCGCAGGGCGTCGACTCCGGCGTCATCATCACCGGCTTCGCCGGTGCCGGTAACTTCGGCGAAATCCTTTCCGGGGCGCTCGAAAGCTCCAATGTCGACATCGCTGAAGAACTGACGGCGATGATCGAATCCCAGCGCAACTACACGGCTAACTCCAAGGTCTTCCAGACTGGCTCCGAACTGCTCGACGTGCTGGTCAACCTGAAACGGTAA
- the flgK gene encoding flagellar hook-associated protein FlgK, producing the protein MSLSTAITIAQSAFNNTAAQTAIVSKNVANAGNADYSRRMALLGSTPNGAQVVSIYRAQNEALLKQTISSIGQSSGQARLLSGLELLKSSLGGNDYETSPATYLATFRDSLQTFASTPGNPSMAASAVSDAGDLANAISTTANAVQSLRADADKEIAIEVEKLNSLLADFEKANNAVKSATAQGQDASEALDQRDKILKQVSEIIGISTVTRANNDTVIYTADGTVLFETMPRSVTFAPKAAYDATITGNKIYVDGVPVAAGSGANTTAEGKLASLLQLRDDVAPKFQSQLDEIARGLVTLFQEGNPSGVPPMPYAPGLFTWAGGTVPPAGTVVPGLAATLAVNPLAKANPMLLRDGGFNGVVSNPGGAATPDAGYTALLEGFIDAMGKDMAFDPATGLDGSSSILDFATSSIGWLEQLRSTASTASDNKSALLARTQEALSKETGVSIDEELSLLLDLEQSYKASAKLVSTVDAMMAALLEAVR; encoded by the coding sequence ATGTCGCTGTCCACCGCAATCACAATCGCGCAATCGGCTTTCAACAACACGGCGGCTCAGACGGCCATCGTATCGAAGAACGTCGCGAACGCGGGCAACGCGGATTATTCGCGCCGCATGGCGCTGCTGGGCTCGACGCCGAACGGAGCGCAGGTCGTCTCGATCTATCGGGCGCAGAACGAGGCACTGCTTAAGCAGACCATATCGAGCATCGGCCAGTCGTCCGGCCAGGCTCGTCTGCTTTCCGGTTTGGAGCTCCTGAAATCGTCACTCGGCGGCAACGACTACGAAACGTCGCCGGCGACATACCTGGCGACGTTCCGGGACAGCCTGCAGACTTTCGCGTCGACGCCCGGAAACCCCTCGATGGCCGCTTCCGCGGTGTCGGACGCTGGCGATTTGGCCAACGCGATCAGCACGACGGCGAATGCCGTTCAGAGCCTGCGCGCCGACGCCGACAAGGAGATCGCGATCGAGGTCGAGAAGCTGAACAGCCTGCTTGCCGATTTTGAAAAGGCGAACAATGCGGTGAAATCGGCGACGGCTCAGGGGCAGGACGCGAGCGAAGCCCTCGACCAACGCGACAAGATCTTGAAGCAGGTGTCTGAGATCATCGGCATCTCGACCGTGACGAGAGCCAATAACGACACGGTGATCTACACGGCAGATGGCACGGTGCTCTTCGAGACCATGCCGCGGTCCGTCACCTTTGCTCCGAAGGCAGCCTATGATGCGACGATCACCGGCAACAAGATCTATGTCGACGGTGTACCGGTTGCCGCGGGTTCCGGTGCCAACACGACGGCCGAAGGCAAGCTGGCGAGCCTGCTTCAATTGCGCGACGACGTCGCGCCAAAATTTCAGTCGCAGCTCGACGAAATTGCCCGTGGTCTGGTGACCCTCTTCCAGGAGGGCAATCCGTCCGGCGTGCCGCCGATGCCCTATGCACCCGGGCTCTTCACCTGGGCAGGCGGTACGGTCCCGCCGGCGGGCACGGTCGTTCCCGGTCTTGCGGCGACGCTTGCCGTCAATCCCTTGGCGAAAGCCAATCCGATGCTGCTGCGCGACGGTGGCTTCAACGGCGTCGTGTCCAATCCGGGCGGCGCTGCAACGCCCGATGCGGGCTACACCGCCCTGCTCGAAGGCTTCATCGATGCCATGGGTAAGGACATGGCCTTCGATCCCGCAACGGGCCTCGACGGAAGCAGCTCGATCCTCGATTTCGCGACATCGTCGATCGGCTGGCTGGAGCAGCTGCGCAGCACCGCTTCAACCGCTAGCGACAACAAATCGGCGCTTCTCGCCCGCACGCAGGAGGCGCTCAGCAAGGAAACGGGTGTCAGCATCGATGAGGAATTGTCCCTGCTGCTCGACCTGGAGCAATCCTACAAAGCATCGGCCAAGCTGGTCAGCACCGTGGACGCCATGATGGCGGCCCTTCTCGAAGCTGTGAGGTAA